From a region of the Pseudanabaena sp. ABRG5-3 genome:
- a CDS encoding response regulator, giving the protein MIPANEPPNELERVAALHRCNILDTESEKGFDDITQLAAHICQTPIALVSLIDSERQWFKSKFGLTITETPRKLAFCAHAILQDGVFIVSDTLQDKRFSDSPLVTHPPNIRFYAGVPIKTAEGYPLGTLCVIDDKPRELKKEQIVALKSLSNQVSYLIETRRSLKEVNNTSISSLIKAKYPKGKFIKRIAFGIAIAASMIIGMGIISYVSFNKLQETNNAFLQQQESLERINRPLDHLRDLRVALMQYLISGSQESLEKYQILTIQLEQELQSLRETSLSKKNKASYNLQNSDHQQETTNLLIEYIHKELVNSKEAVLVYQTAGIKATQKQILDKIDQNNLYLADIQLDKLINLEKDNLANWLQKKQVSITNATTISLITLLSTLIILGILFYSIYHEMIVRRSLEASLAKERDFTIAVLDTVGALVIVLDSDGKIIRFNRECERVTGYHYEEIRNQSFCRIFLLPEDRESAYHSFTQTSNNNVPKSFENYWVMKSGEKRLISWSTTVLLSSDNEVDFIIGTGLDITERKQVEEEVRMQNWRSLVLSQITLRIRQSLNIYEILNTTVTEVRKFLKADRVIFYQFVGEWEGNVIAESVEPPWLPSMGTDIQDLCFRNGLWRKYQDGKKVIHDDIASSNMPDCYKNLMAQFQVQANLVIPILESDHLWGLLIVHQCSETRHWRNFEVNFLNELGNQVGIAIYQATLLEQEKQQREQLSQQNIALQEARNEAEIATKMKSSFLATMSHEIRTPMNAVLGMTGLLSDTDLSPLQRDFVDTVRISGENLLTLINEILDFSKLEANEMELEEINFDLNTCVEEVTDLLAMLAQAKGLELAALIHQNVPLYLCGDISRLRQVLTNLVSNAIKFTAKGEVIIKVSLVEETNAIAKIEFRVIDTGIGINPSAQKKLFQPFTQVDASTTRKYGGTGLGLAICKQIVDLMGGQIGIDSEEGKGSQFWFVVPFVKQSAIEIADLKKRREVNLKDVRALVVDDNETNCKILTYQLTAWQMRVDAVQHAVDAIPVLHAAIDEGDRYQVAILDMQMPDIDGEMLGTQIKADPMLSSTKLIMLTSINQKVGLSQIKEIGFSDYLVKPVKQSRLLDALTKVVASVQSNLSYDFTTSTISQDSTFDGDQDNVVTKISKLKILIAEDSLINQKVALHQLRSIGYEADVVSNGNEVLNLLECIDYDIILMDCQMPELDGYETTIAIRKLDSDKSKVVIVAMTANAMKEDRDRCIACGMDDYLSKPIRKDDLAQKLLEWESKIFGKNSVFHATEERRSENLKISTEASLPIICTAKIQNEPNISASLPLIDWTYIDSIADGSEEFKMELLQTFCDSMNQTFTQLEQAIATNNYHDLERVAHFIKGSSSNLGIKSMAAIASDLEQLGRSQTLDNAEELFSRMQDLFHQIQDSYIK; this is encoded by the coding sequence ATGATTCCTGCAAACGAGCCACCTAATGAACTGGAAAGAGTCGCCGCTCTGCATCGGTGTAATATCTTAGATACAGAGTCAGAAAAAGGCTTTGATGATATTACGCAATTAGCTGCGCATATTTGTCAAACCCCGATTGCATTGGTTAGTTTGATTGATAGTGAGCGTCAATGGTTTAAATCCAAGTTTGGTCTTACTATCACCGAAACACCGAGAAAATTAGCTTTTTGTGCCCATGCAATTCTCCAAGATGGAGTCTTTATTGTTTCAGATACCTTACAGGATAAGCGCTTTTCAGATAGTCCTTTAGTTACTCATCCACCAAATATTCGGTTTTATGCTGGTGTTCCCATTAAAACAGCAGAAGGTTATCCATTAGGAACTTTATGTGTAATTGATGATAAACCTAGAGAATTGAAAAAAGAGCAGATTGTTGCTCTCAAGTCTCTAAGTAATCAAGTTAGCTATCTCATCGAAACTCGACGTAGTTTAAAGGAAGTTAATAACACATCCATATCATCATTGATCAAAGCGAAATATCCTAAAGGCAAGTTTATTAAAAGAATTGCTTTTGGCATTGCGATCGCTGCCTCTATGATCATAGGCATGGGCATCATTTCCTATGTAAGCTTCAATAAGCTGCAAGAAACCAATAATGCCTTTTTACAACAACAAGAATCTTTAGAGAGAATCAATCGCCCCCTTGATCATTTGCGTGATTTAAGAGTTGCCTTAATGCAGTATTTAATTTCAGGTAGTCAAGAGAGCTTAGAAAAGTATCAGATCTTAACTATTCAATTAGAACAAGAATTACAATCGCTTCGGGAAACATCTCTTAGTAAGAAGAACAAAGCATCATATAATTTACAAAATAGTGACCACCAGCAAGAAACAACTAATTTATTAATAGAATATATTCATAAGGAGTTAGTCAATTCAAAGGAAGCTGTACTTGTATATCAAACTGCTGGCATTAAAGCAACACAGAAGCAAATACTCGACAAAATCGATCAAAATAATTTATATCTTGCTGATATTCAGTTAGATAAATTAATTAATCTTGAGAAGGATAACTTAGCAAATTGGCTACAAAAAAAACAGGTTTCGATCACTAATGCTACAACTATTTCTTTAATTACACTGTTATCGACTCTAATTATACTAGGCATCCTATTTTACTCAATCTATCATGAAATGATTGTCCGTCGTTCTTTAGAAGCTAGTCTTGCGAAAGAACGAGATTTTACAATTGCTGTGCTTGATACCGTGGGAGCATTAGTAATTGTTTTGGATTCTGACGGCAAAATTATTCGCTTTAATCGCGAATGTGAAAGAGTTACAGGCTACCACTATGAGGAAATACGCAATCAAAGTTTCTGTAGGATTTTTCTATTACCTGAAGATAGAGAATCAGCCTATCATAGCTTTACACAAACTTCTAACAATAATGTCCCGAAATCATTTGAAAACTACTGGGTCATGAAATCTGGAGAGAAGCGTTTGATTTCATGGTCAACAACTGTATTACTTAGCTCAGATAATGAAGTTGATTTTATCATTGGTACAGGTTTAGATATCACCGAGCGTAAGCAGGTAGAAGAAGAAGTACGGATGCAAAATTGGCGATCGCTGGTACTATCGCAAATCACTTTGCGAATTCGTCAATCATTGAATATATACGAAATCTTAAATACCACAGTTACCGAAGTAAGAAAATTTCTCAAGGCTGATCGGGTAATTTTTTATCAATTTGTTGGCGAGTGGGAAGGTAATGTTATCGCTGAGTCAGTGGAACCACCTTGGCTGCCTTCAATGGGAACAGATATCCAAGATTTATGCTTTCGCAATGGACTATGGCGCAAATATCAAGATGGTAAAAAGGTGATCCATGATGATATTGCTAGTTCCAATATGCCAGATTGTTATAAGAACTTAATGGCTCAGTTTCAAGTGCAAGCTAATTTAGTAATTCCGATTCTTGAAAGTGATCATCTATGGGGGTTATTAATTGTGCATCAGTGTAGTGAAACTAGACATTGGCGCAATTTTGAGGTGAACTTTTTAAATGAGCTTGGTAATCAGGTTGGTATTGCTATCTATCAAGCAACTCTCTTAGAACAGGAAAAACAACAGCGTGAGCAGCTATCACAACAAAATATTGCTCTACAGGAAGCTCGCAATGAAGCTGAAATTGCGACTAAGATGAAAAGTTCCTTTTTAGCAACCATGAGTCATGAGATCCGTACGCCTATGAATGCGGTACTAGGCATGACTGGCTTACTCTCTGATACAGATCTTTCTCCATTACAGCGAGATTTTGTGGACACAGTGCGGATTAGCGGTGAAAATCTATTGACATTAATCAATGAGATTCTTGACTTTTCTAAACTCGAAGCCAATGAAATGGAGTTAGAAGAGATTAATTTTGATTTGAATACTTGCGTTGAGGAAGTAACTGATCTGCTGGCAATGTTAGCACAGGCGAAAGGTCTAGAACTGGCAGCCCTCATTCATCAAAATGTGCCGCTTTATTTATGTGGTGATATTTCGCGTTTGCGGCAGGTCTTAACTAATTTAGTCAGTAATGCAATTAAGTTTACGGCTAAAGGGGAGGTGATTATCAAGGTGTCTCTGGTGGAGGAAACCAATGCGATCGCCAAAATTGAGTTTAGAGTAATTGATACTGGTATTGGCATCAATCCGAGCGCTCAGAAAAAGTTATTTCAACCTTTTACTCAAGTTGATGCTTCAACTACGCGCAAATATGGTGGTACTGGCTTAGGATTGGCGATTTGCAAACAGATTGTCGATTTGATGGGAGGGCAGATTGGGATTGATAGTGAAGAGGGTAAAGGTTCACAATTCTGGTTTGTGGTTCCCTTTGTCAAACAATCTGCTATTGAGATTGCTGATTTAAAAAAACGACGTGAAGTTAATCTCAAAGATGTTCGGGCATTAGTAGTTGATGATAATGAAACCAATTGCAAAATTTTGACCTATCAACTTACAGCTTGGCAGATGCGGGTTGATGCTGTGCAACATGCGGTTGATGCGATCCCAGTTTTACACGCAGCAATTGACGAAGGCGATCGCTATCAGGTTGCAATCCTTGATATGCAGATGCCTGATATCGACGGAGAAATGTTAGGAACACAAATTAAAGCCGATCCCATGCTCAGTTCTACTAAGTTGATCATGCTCACATCGATCAACCAAAAAGTCGGGTTAAGTCAGATTAAGGAAATAGGCTTTTCTGATTATCTAGTTAAGCCTGTCAAACAGTCTCGTTTACTTGATGCTTTGACAAAGGTAGTTGCATCAGTTCAGAGTAATTTATCCTATGATTTCACTACTAGTACTATCTCTCAAGATTCAACATTTGATGGAGACCAAGACAATGTAGTTACCAAGATTTCTAAGCTCAAAATCCTCATCGCTGAGGATAGTCTCATTAATCAGAAAGTGGCTCTGCATCAATTACGGAGTATTGGCTATGAAGCTGATGTTGTTAGTAATGGTAATGAGGTTCTGAATTTATTAGAATGTATCGATTACGATATTATTTTGATGGATTGTCAAATGCCAGAATTAGATGGATATGAAACAACCATTGCTATTCGTAAGCTAGACTCGGATAAATCCAAAGTTGTGATTGTCGCTATGACTGCAAATGCGATGAAAGAGGATCGCGATCGCTGTATTGCCTGTGGTATGGATGACTATCTCAGCAAACCTATTCGCAAAGACGATCTCGCTCAAAAACTTTTAGAATGGGAAAGCAAGATTTTTGGAAAGAATTCTGTTTTTCATGCTACTGAGGAACGAAGATCCGAAAATCTCAAAATCTCTACTGAAGCAAGCCTTCCTATAATTTGCACCGCAAAAATTCAAAATGAGCCTAACATCTCCGCATCTTTACCATTAATTGACTGGACATACATTGATAGTATTGCTGATGGTAGCGAAGAATTTAAAATGGAATTATTGCAAACGTTCTGTGATTCGATGAATCAAACTTTCACTCAGTTAGAACAGGCGATCGCGACCAATAACTATCATGACCTTGAACGAGTTGCTCACTTTATCAAAGGCTCATCTAGTAATTTGGGTATTAAGTCAATGGCTGCGATCGCCAGTGATCTAGAACAACTTGGACGCAGTCAAACATTGGATAATGCCGAAGAGCTATTCAGCAGAATGCAAGACTTGTTTCACCAAATTCAAGATAGCTACATTAAGTGA
- a CDS encoding DUF29 domain-containing protein, translating into MLANPKTDWKMMAINSHFQTAEAAQTLLQQGQTEEAKAALNALVEAMSRSERQALKSQLIRLMMHIIKWKTQPNKRSRSWIVSILDARDAIEESQEEMPSLNRGFIESLWEQAFIKARRKAEAEMNCKSDILGLTWSEVFEDDYIGS; encoded by the coding sequence ATGCTAGCAAATCCCAAAACAGACTGGAAGATGATGGCAATTAACTCCCATTTTCAAACCGCAGAAGCTGCTCAAACTTTGCTCCAGCAAGGACAAACGGAAGAAGCAAAAGCTGCGCTAAATGCGCTAGTTGAGGCAATGTCAAGATCAGAACGTCAAGCTCTTAAAAGTCAATTAATTCGCTTAATGATGCATATTATTAAGTGGAAAACTCAACCAAATAAGCGTAGTCGTAGTTGGATTGTTTCGATTCTCGATGCGCGTGATGCGATCGAGGAAAGCCAAGAAGAGATGCCTAGTCTCAATCGGGGGTTTATCGAATCACTTTGGGAGCAGGCTTTTATCAAAGCAAGGCGCAAAGCCGAAGCTGAGATGAATTGTAAATCTGATATTCTAGGCTTAACATGGTCAGAGGTCTTTGAAGATGACTATATAGGTAGTTAA
- a CDS encoding NifU family protein, with protein sequence MSLTLTKDNVENVLDELRPYLMSDGGNVELVEIEGPIVRLRLQGACGSCPSSAMTLRMGIERKLKEEIPEIAEIEQVF encoded by the coding sequence ATGAGTTTAACTTTAACCAAAGATAATGTTGAGAATGTTCTTGATGAATTACGTCCCTATTTGATGTCTGATGGTGGCAATGTGGAACTTGTAGAAATCGAAGGACCAATTGTGAGATTACGTTTGCAGGGTGCTTGTGGTTCTTGTCCTAGTTCAGCAATGACTCTCAGAATGGGAATTGAACGCAAATTAAAAGAAGAAATTCCAGAGATTGCCGAAATCGAACAAGTTTTTTAA
- the sufD gene encoding Fe-S cluster assembly protein SufD → MAIQVSEQLEDQAEFKGALSTRSKLAVNSEKFIAQVLGLRSDIASPDQDTNNFVSNLRQLASDRLATLSFPTTKDEEWKYTDVSALGSLPFANQPAIASRNANLEALIANNIAPESLGNCLVFVNGKYRKDLSDTSDVTEGLVIGTLESLGDRILPKLRSHLAQHPDANDFFASLNTACMEDVAIILAPKNLVVENPVQLLFISAPQAGEATLITQPRCLVIAETHSQLTFVQTFVGEDSQIYFTNVVTEVWLAEGAQVNHTKVQRQGDEAVHINTTAIAQARNSVYKNQAISFGAKISRQNLIVHQMAEQTETSLTGLAFIDGEQLADTHSVISHNYPHGSSKQLHKCIADGRSHAVFNGKIQVAKLAQQTDSAQLSRNLLLSGKARVDTKPQLEIFADNVKCAHGATVSQLDAEEIFYLQSRAIDAESAAKLLTYAFATEAISQIPVVSIQRSLSSFVLEKTKS, encoded by the coding sequence ATGGCTATTCAAGTTTCTGAACAATTGGAAGATCAAGCGGAATTTAAGGGTGCGTTAAGTACGCGCAGTAAATTGGCTGTAAATAGCGAAAAATTTATAGCTCAGGTTCTGGGTTTGCGCTCTGATATTGCAAGCCCTGATCAGGATACTAACAATTTTGTTAGCAACCTGCGTCAGTTGGCTAGCGATCGCCTAGCAACCCTCTCTTTCCCCACCACTAAAGATGAAGAATGGAAATATACCGATGTTTCCGCTTTGGGGAGTTTGCCTTTTGCAAATCAACCAGCGATCGCTTCCCGTAATGCTAATCTTGAAGCTCTGATTGCGAATAATATTGCGCCAGAATCCTTAGGTAATTGTCTGGTGTTTGTGAATGGAAAATATCGCAAGGACTTGTCAGATACTAGCGATGTAACTGAAGGCTTGGTTATCGGTACATTAGAATCCCTTGGCGATCGCATTTTGCCGAAGTTGCGATCGCACCTCGCGCAGCATCCCGATGCCAATGATTTTTTTGCGAGTCTCAATACCGCTTGCATGGAAGATGTCGCCATCATTCTCGCCCCTAAAAATTTGGTGGTCGAGAATCCTGTGCAATTGCTCTTTATTTCTGCTCCCCAAGCAGGTGAAGCAACTTTAATTACCCAACCTCGTTGTTTGGTGATTGCGGAAACCCATAGCCAATTGACCTTTGTACAAACCTTTGTTGGTGAAGATAGTCAAATCTATTTCACGAATGTGGTGACGGAAGTTTGGCTAGCGGAAGGCGCTCAGGTCAATCATACCAAGGTGCAAAGACAAGGTGACGAAGCAGTTCATATCAACACTACTGCGATCGCACAGGCAAGAAATAGTGTCTATAAAAATCAAGCAATTAGCTTTGGCGCAAAGATTTCGCGTCAAAATTTGATTGTGCATCAAATGGCAGAGCAAACGGAAACTTCGCTCACAGGTCTAGCCTTTATTGATGGAGAACAGCTTGCCGATACCCATTCTGTAATCTCTCATAACTATCCGCACGGATCGAGCAAGCAACTGCATAAATGTATTGCTGATGGACGATCCCATGCTGTATTCAATGGCAAAATCCAAGTTGCGAAGTTAGCCCAACAAACTGATTCGGCGCAGCTAAGCCGCAACCTCCTACTATCGGGCAAAGCGAGAGTAGATACCAAGCCACAATTAGAAATTTTTGCGGATAATGTCAAATGCGCTCACGGTGCAACGGTTAGCCAATTGGATGCCGAAGAAATCTTCTATCTCCAAAGTCGAGCGATCGATGCCGAGAGTGCGGCAAAACTGCTGACCTATGCCTTTGCAACGGAGGCAATTTCGCAAATTCCTGTCGTATCAATCCAGCGATCGCTTAGTAGTTTTGTTTTAGAAAAAACGAAATCCTAA
- a CDS encoding type II toxin-antitoxin system HicB family antitoxin, with translation MAVKFILSDYVEQALRQATYDKLEDNSFVGRIPNCHGVIAFGETLRECEYEVQSVFEDWLFLGLKLGHHLPIISGIDLNQELKSEPISAV, from the coding sequence ATGGCTGTTAAATTTATCCTTAGTGATTATGTAGAGCAAGCTCTAAGACAAGCAACCTACGACAAACTAGAAGACAACTCTTTTGTTGGACGTATTCCAAATTGTCATGGGGTGATTGCTTTTGGCGAAACTTTACGGGAATGTGAATACGAAGTGCAATCTGTATTTGAGGACTGGTTGTTTTTAGGTTTAAAGCTAGGTCATCATTTACCGATCATTAGTGGAATCGATCTAAATCAGGAGCTAAAAAGTGAGCCGATTAGCGCCGTGTAA
- the sufC gene encoding Fe-S cluster assembly ATPase SufC, which yields MIVENSEVILSVKDLTAEVDGVQILKGLNLEIKAGEVHAIMGPNGSGKSTFSKILAGHPAYTVTGGEIWYKGKNLLDLEPEIRSREGIFLAFQYPLEIPGVTNSDFLRLSYNNLRKHKGLEELDIIDFDDFIQEKLEIVEMNPSFLSRSVNEGFSGGEKKRNEILQMAILDPTLAILDETDSGLDIDALRIVAGGVNKLSTPHNSSLVITHYQRLLNYIIPDFIHVMENGKIILTGGKDLALELEEKGYDWLKEEEAVLA from the coding sequence ATGATTGTCGAAAATAGTGAAGTGATTTTATCAGTCAAGGATTTGACTGCGGAAGTGGATGGAGTCCAGATTCTTAAAGGGCTAAATCTCGAAATTAAGGCTGGTGAAGTCCATGCGATTATGGGACCTAATGGATCGGGCAAAAGCACCTTCTCCAAAATCTTAGCGGGACATCCTGCCTATACCGTCACTGGTGGCGAGATTTGGTATAAGGGCAAAAATCTCTTAGATTTAGAACCTGAAATTAGATCTAGAGAAGGCATATTTTTAGCTTTTCAATATCCACTGGAAATTCCGGGGGTGACAAATTCTGATTTCTTGAGATTGTCCTATAACAATTTGCGAAAGCATAAGGGGTTAGAAGAATTAGATATTATTGATTTTGATGACTTCATTCAAGAAAAGTTAGAAATTGTGGAAATGAATCCATCATTCTTGAGCCGTAGTGTCAATGAAGGATTTTCAGGTGGTGAAAAGAAGCGCAATGAGATCTTGCAGATGGCAATTCTTGACCCCACTTTAGCAATTCTTGATGAGACGGATTCAGGACTTGATATTGATGCTTTACGGATTGTGGCAGGTGGTGTGAATAAACTTTCAACACCACATAATTCTTCCCTCGTCATCACCCATTATCAGCGCTTGCTAAATTACATTATTCCCGACTTCATTCATGTGATGGAAAATGGCAAGATCATTCTCACGGGTGGTAAGGACTTGGCGCTAGAGCTAGAAGAGAAGGGCTATGACTGGCTCAAAGAAGAAGAGGCGGTGTTGGCATAA
- a CDS encoding class I SAM-dependent methyltransferase produces the protein MFNRKTHWQNIYQEKSASDVSWYQSEPKLSLELILRTQIAKDEAIIDIGGGASVLVDYLCNNNFTNLSVLDISENALATAKRRVGDLATQIEWIEADITQFKPPHQFSLWHERAVFHFLTEASDRQLYVNVLKNSLRAGGHLIIAAFAIGGATKCSGLDIVQYDSEKLIAELGEDFKLIAEKSEIHITPANKEQKFSYFYFTKKSVP, from the coding sequence ATGTTTAACAGAAAAACACACTGGCAAAATATCTATCAAGAAAAATCTGCCTCCGATGTAAGCTGGTATCAGAGCGAGCCAAAACTATCATTAGAACTCATTCTTCGTACTCAGATTGCGAAGGATGAAGCAATTATTGATATTGGTGGTGGAGCATCAGTCTTAGTAGATTACCTATGCAATAATAATTTTACAAATTTGTCAGTTTTGGACATTTCTGAAAATGCACTTGCTACTGCCAAGAGAAGAGTGGGTGATTTAGCTACTCAAATAGAGTGGATTGAAGCTGATATTACTCAGTTTAAGCCACCACATCAGTTTTCCCTTTGGCATGAGCGGGCTGTTTTTCATTTCCTAACAGAAGCATCTGATAGACAGCTTTATGTCAATGTTTTGAAAAATAGTTTAAGAGCAGGTGGTCATCTCATTATTGCGGCATTTGCTATTGGAGGTGCTACAAAATGTAGCGGATTAGATATCGTGCAGTATGACTCAGAGAAACTGATTGCAGAGCTAGGAGAAGATTTTAAGTTAATAGCAGAGAAAAGCGAAATTCATATCACGCCAGCCAACAAGGAACAAAAGTTTTCTTATTTTTATTTCACCAAAAAGAGCGTACCTTAG
- a CDS encoding type II toxin-antitoxin system HicA family toxin, producing MSRLAPCKRKEFIRKLQKLEFEGVFSGTRHQFMIYKQCRLTIPSNLEYSVPQLKMMIKEIENILGREITVDEWNALN from the coding sequence GTGAGCCGATTAGCGCCGTGTAAGCGTAAAGAATTTATCAGAAAGCTACAAAAACTTGAATTTGAAGGTGTATTTTCTGGCACAAGACATCAATTTATGATTTATAAACAATGTCGGCTGACAATCCCATCAAATTTAGAATATTCCGTTCCACAGCTAAAAATGATGATAAAAGAAATTGAAAATATTTTAGGTAGAGAAATTACGGTTGATGAGTGGAATGCATTGAATTAG
- the sufR gene encoding iron-sulfur cluster biosynthesis transcriptional regulator SufR, protein MKTPIGVAEMITPDLKLDQLDHQLDKGVDKSDAKPETKHDTKQDILQHLLKRGEVTAQDLADRLDISPQAIRKHLKDLEAEGLIYHTAEQVGMGRPQFIYALTVAGRDRFPDSYNQFAVNFLDTLIDTLGKEQVSEVLQKQWQRKAQNYKSQLGGGSLKQRLEKLAEIRRSEGYVTEWFPVEGKNQSFIFTEYNCAIAHVAESFPSVCGHELEMFATVLDCPVERTHWMVNGEHRCGYLIQEQGVSC, encoded by the coding sequence ATGAAAACTCCCATCGGCGTTGCTGAGATGATTACGCCAGACTTAAAGCTAGATCAACTAGATCATCAGTTAGATAAAGGTGTGGATAAAAGCGATGCCAAGCCTGAAACTAAACATGACACTAAGCAAGATATTTTGCAGCATTTGCTAAAGCGTGGCGAAGTGACCGCCCAAGATTTGGCAGATCGGCTAGATATTAGTCCCCAAGCAATTCGCAAGCATTTAAAGGATTTGGAGGCTGAGGGACTGATTTATCACACTGCTGAGCAGGTGGGCATGGGCAGACCGCAGTTTATCTATGCTTTGACGGTGGCAGGACGCGATCGCTTTCCCGATAGCTATAACCAGTTTGCCGTAAATTTCTTAGATACGCTGATCGATACCTTAGGCAAAGAACAAGTATCTGAGGTGTTGCAAAAGCAATGGCAACGCAAGGCACAAAATTATAAATCGCAACTTGGAGGAGGTTCGCTTAAGCAAAGACTAGAAAAATTAGCCGAAATCCGCCGTTCCGAGGGCTATGTAACGGAATGGTTTCCTGTAGAAGGGAAAAATCAAAGTTTTATTTTTACGGAATATAATTGCGCGATCGCCCATGTGGCGGAATCTTTTCCCAGCGTTTGTGGACATGAATTAGAAATGTTTGCGACGGTACTAGATTGTCCAGTGGAGCGAACTCATTGGATGGTTAATGGAGAACATCGTTGTGGATATTTAATTCAAGAACAAGGTGTTAGCTGTTAG
- the sufB gene encoding Fe-S cluster assembly protein SufB: MTATVQALVNQPYKYGFVTSIESDTIPRGLSEDVVRMISAKKNEPEYMLEFRLKAYRQWLKMQEPTWAHVDYPAIDYQDIVYYSAPKQSKKKASLDEVDPELLDTFEKLGISLSEQKRLANVAVDAIFDSVSVATTFKKDLAKVGVIFCSISEAMHEYPELIKKYLGSVVPIADNYFSALNAAVFSDGSFVYIPKGVKCPMDLSTYFRINNGDSGQFERTLIVAEEGAYVSYLEGCTAPMFDTNQLHAAVVELVALDDAEIKYSTVQNWYAGDKNGKGGIYNFVTKRGLCQGKNSKISWTQVETGSAITWKYPSCVLVGENSVGEFYSVALTNNKQQADTGSKMVHIGKNTRSKIVSKGISAGGSQNSYRGLVKISPKAEGARNYSQCDSMLIGDCSQANTFPYIQVQNNTARVEHEASTSKIGEEQLFYFQQRGIAVEDAVSMIISGFCKEVFNALPMEFAVEADKLLALKLENSVG, from the coding sequence ATGACTGCAACGGTTCAAGCACTTGTCAACCAACCATACAAATACGGATTTGTTACGTCTATTGAGTCGGACACGATTCCTCGCGGGCTTAGCGAAGATGTCGTCCGCATGATTTCGGCTAAGAAAAATGAGCCAGAATATATGCTGGAATTTCGCCTCAAAGCGTATCGCCAATGGTTAAAGATGCAAGAACCGACTTGGGCGCATGTGGATTATCCAGCGATCGATTATCAAGATATCGTTTACTATTCCGCCCCCAAGCAGTCCAAGAAAAAGGCAAGCCTCGATGAAGTCGATCCCGAATTGCTCGATACCTTTGAGAAATTAGGTATTTCCCTATCTGAGCAAAAACGCCTTGCCAATGTTGCCGTTGACGCAATTTTTGACAGCGTTTCCGTTGCGACTACCTTTAAAAAAGATTTAGCCAAAGTCGGTGTAATTTTCTGCTCGATCTCCGAAGCGATGCACGAATATCCCGAACTCATCAAAAAATATTTAGGAAGCGTCGTCCCGATCGCCGATAACTATTTCTCCGCCCTCAATGCCGCCGTATTTAGCGATGGTTCCTTCGTCTACATCCCCAAAGGCGTGAAATGCCCCATGGACTTGTCCACCTATTTCCGCATTAACAATGGCGATTCTGGACAGTTTGAGCGTACTCTCATCGTTGCCGAAGAAGGCGCTTATGTCAGCTATCTTGAAGGCTGCACAGCACCAATGTTTGATACGAATCAATTGCACGCCGCAGTAGTAGAATTAGTCGCCCTAGATGATGCCGAAATTAAATATTCCACTGTGCAGAACTGGTACGCTGGCGATAAGAATGGCAAGGGTGGCATTTATAATTTCGTGACCAAACGCGGCTTGTGCCAAGGCAAAAATTCCAAAATCTCTTGGACTCAAGTAGAAACTGGTTCCGCAATTACTTGGAAATATCCTAGCTGTGTCTTAGTCGGCGAAAATTCCGTTGGTGAATTTTACTCGGTTGCACTTACTAATAACAAACAACAAGCTGATACAGGCTCAAAAATGGTGCATATCGGCAAAAATACCCGCAGCAAGATCGTTTCTAAGGGTATTTCCGCAGGTGGCTCCCAGAATAGCTATCGTGGCTTAGTAAAGATTTCACCAAAAGCAGAAGGCGCGAGAAATTATTCTCAATGCGACTCAATGCTAATTGGCGACTGCTCACAGGCAAACACTTTCCCCTATATTCAAGTCCAAAATAATACCGCCAGAGTTGAGCATGAAGCCTCCACTTCTAAAATTGGCGAAGAGCAACTCTTCTATTTCCAACAGCGCGGTATTGCGGTGGAAGATGCAGTCTCAATGATTATTAGCGGCTTCTGTAAGGAAGTATTTAACGCTTTGCCGATGGAGTTTGCAGTGGAAGCAGATAAGCTCTTGGCTTTGAAGTTGGAGAATAGCGTGGGTTAA